DNA sequence from the Huiozyma naganishii CBS 8797 chromosome 10, complete genome genome:
GAAAACGCTTCCCAATGACCCGCAGGACAGGGAGGGCGAGGACGCGGGAAATGCAGCTGTAACTCTCAAGGAGACCGCCAGGGCAAAAGTGCAGCCGAAACTGGGCTCGCTCGATATagacttcaagaagttccACGATATCTTCTTTAAATTGGGCACCCACTGGAAGCCAGACCTGTTGCTGCCCTTTGGTGACTTGTTCTACGAGAACAGGAACATGCAGGAGGAGGCAGAGTGGATCAGACTGAAACGGGAGAAGAGGCCCGGAAAACTGAGTCCCGGTCTGCGAGAGGCTATGGGACTCCACGAGGGGCAGCTCCCACCTTGGTGCATGAAAATGAGCAAGTTGGGGATGCCCCCAAGCTACCCAACGCTGAAGGTTGCCGGGCTCAATTGGGGGATCGAACATTTGCGGGACGACGTGTACGGGAAACTACCAAaagacaagaagaaatcaagAACTACGGGGGCAGACACCCTCTTCGGAACCATTCTGTCCTTCGATGAACCGGAGGAGGAGGATAACGAGGGAGAGAGCGAACCAGAGCCAGAACAAGTCGGTGACCACcaggaggaggaggagcagCCTGAAGAACACGACGGCGCTGAGCATATCACCTCGATAGAAATTGGGAACCGTGCGGATAACGACCAGAGCACAGACGACAAGGATAAATCGTTGTACACGGTGTTGTCGGAAACGATTTCCTCAGAACAGGCGTCCACCACGACGAATATCCAGAAGGCGTACGCGATGCCCTCTGCGGGCccaacttcaaaagagCAAGACGAAGACACGAATGAGGCAACCGACCAAGAGCAAGGGAAAGACGATGCCCtcgagaagttcaagtTCTGATCGCAACAGCAAAGAGACACCAGTTCTGCGATTCGATGCGATGAGTTGCTGTACGTCAaaactcttcaaaaattcagtagaaatttttttgtggAAGTCATCGATTCTTCTCAGATTGACCGGTCAGTCGCTGTGGTTTCCAGTCGAAGGCTCGTCACTGGTCTGCAGCGGTGTGTCAGTCAATGGGGGCGACGTCTAAATTGAGGAAAAGATATCTGGAGGATGTTGTCGATACGGAGGGGAAGCACGGCAAGGTAGAGGGTCCCGTAGATCgggagaagaagaagaagaagaagagcgaGAAGAGTAAGcagaagagcaagagcgagaagagcaagagcaagagtGAGGGTACACCTGATGCCGAGGTGAAAGACTCTAAAGAACGAGCATCTTTCATTGACAAGAGTTTGAGTTCATTGATGCCGGGCCGCACTGGTGCTTCGAAAGTATCGAAGAAAAGTTCGTCCTCTTCTGGCGACGGTATCTCGCCCGAACCTTCTACTCAGGCCCCTGTGCAGAGCACTGGAAGTGCACCCCAATACAATCTTTCGAACACGACTCAAATCGAACACTCCGTTatcaagtttttggagaTGTTGAAGCGTCTGGAGGAACTATCACCAACTTTGGACACGTACCAGGAGTTATTGAAAGACACGAACAAGCTCGATATTCAAGTGATCCCACCTCTCTCCAGATACATGCTAAAGTTTGCCGCAGAGTTGAAAACACTGCAACTGTTAGGGAAGACGcccaactttgaagagatcaaaaacTACGAGTCTCAATTCAAACCGTTCGACCCTGAACCAATATTTTCCGAGATTTCCAAATCAGATATCAAGAAGATTAAACAGGTGAGCAAGAAATGCAAGTCTAACGTGGAAGACAATAAAGATATGGGCACCGAAAACAAGAGGAAGGCAGGTACTGCTGGATCTTGGCCTCCACCGTTACCAGAAATTAAGAACCCGGCGATCAGAGCGCGTGTGTTTCTTCACAAGTCCGTTATTAAGGACAAAGTGTTTCTGGACGAACAGCATAAGATAGAGTCGCACAACGAAAGATTGGAGTTTTTAGGAGACTCGGTGATGAACTTCGTCGTCACTAAGATTATTTACAAGAGATTCCCAAGTTACGACGATGGACAACTGACCATTCTACGTCAGaaattgatcaacaacaaccaaatCAGAGAGTTTTCCGAACTTTACGGGCTCAGCAACATGTTGAGGTCGAACATCAATCTTTTCGGCAAGTTCTCTGACTACCAGACggggaaaaagaaagtggaaGCTGACGTATTCGAGTCGTACATCGGTGGACTCGTTGAAGATGACCCTGAAAACCATCTGGAAACAGTATATCGCTGGTTGGATGTTCTGATGGGCCCGACCATCGAGAGAGTCACGAAACGACAGATCAGTTTGCAGGAGAATGACTCGACGAATTTTGACGCAAAGAGAGAGCTGTACTCTCTTATTGGGTACGCCGCTCTCGGGTTGAAGTACAAAACCGTTAGGCACGCTACACCAACAGACTCAACTGTCACTGTGCAGTGTGTTGTTGGAGATGGGACAGTCCTCGGCGCGGGGACGGGTAAAAACATCAAAGTTGCAGGTGCTCGTGCTGCGGAGAACGTGCTTCAGAACAAAGAACTTGTTGAGAAATACGCCAACCTGCGCGCTGCTATCCCAAGAGATCAGTCAGCGGTGAAGAACACTGAACACCCAGCAAAACGCACTCAGGACAAGCAACAATTAGATGATGCATCTGGTAAGAAGGGTAAAATCAGTGTGGATTCGAATGGTCAGTTTATAATGTCGTAGGCTGCCAGCCTGTATGTATAAATAATTCTATAGAGGCATCACTATGCATCAACATACTTCGCATATGTTTCCACGGAACTCGTCATAGATCCCAGTGATTAATATCTATataaaagaaacagagTCGTTGAACACTGTCCCATGCTTTGCCACGCGCCTATCGTATGACATCCTTTACATCGCTCTTCGCCACTTTACGTTTACTTGGAAACTTGGCCttgactttcttcttcggcTTGCCCTCCTGACCACCAAAAAACTCGGGGAAGTTGTCCGTGCTCGCGTACACCGCCTGAAGATTGTTAGcatccttcttcaagttgatTTGGACCTTCGCACTCTCCTTTGCGAACcacttttcaaattctAGGGCGGCAATTTGCTCCTCCACGGAGGTTCTATGCTCTGCGGTTGGATCTGAGAAGGTCGCTGCTATCTCGTTTATTTCCGATTTCGTCGAGGTCATGTATGGCTTTATGCCACCTGGATTACCACTGCTGACAAACTCTGTGATTTTAACAGAGGATCCTTCATCGGCCAAaggtttctttttccctCGCTTTCTCTGCTGTTTGATATCAGGGGTGACACCGTTCAATAGTGACGGCAATGGGGTGGATTTGGATCCCGAATTGTTAGACTTTTCATCCTTCGTCTTGCTTTTGGGCACAGTGGAAGTACCCCAAACGGGTTTCTTACCGCTTTTATCATTGGAACCCCCATCAACGGCACTGTTTTTCCTCCGTTCCTTTTGGCTagtcttcttgaacacgCGTGGGCCCTTAGAAGACGATACGTCCTCTGTCGACCCTGACGTCGAAACATCAGCTTTCGACGACGAAGGTGGCGTCAACAATGATGGGAGATCTGTTGTGCTCTGGTCTTCTGAGTGGATGACAATCTCGCTTATCGATGCCCTTGAAGTAGGTGTCTGTTTAGTTACGGGGCCAATTGGTTTGGACTGTTCCGAGTCTCTTCTCTTagattttttctttacctCGATGAACTCGTCCGTGTCCTCAATGGCACTCGTATCGACACTGGGCCTGACGCTATTCCTCCTTAGGATCTCCACTGGTACCTGATTTGCAAAACTCGACTTTCTCCGTGCCGACGCGCTGTTACCTTTTAGTCTTCCAACAGATGACGACTGTCGTCTTGTTTTATCGATGGCAATGGAACCTCTCCTGGAGGTAGATTTGGGTTTCAGGTCAACTACCTTCAAGTCAAACAGTGGCTCGAAGGGCCTATCCTGCGAGATAAACTTGTCGTTGAATGCCTTAatgttgtttttgaacaaactCAACCAGTTGACGCTGTGATCTTCGTACCAGGGGACAGGCATATGCAGATGGGTCGCCAATTTCGGCTCCCTTGAATCTCTCAGAGTCCCCTCCAACAAGTGCCATAGCTGTGGTGTGAATGAGTCCCTCAAAATGGGCATGTTGTCTGCTGTGAACAGTATGCCCACATGCATGCAGATAAACGAACAACACAGCATACTGAGCATGTGGGCATTGCAGTAGTGTGCGTTTATGAGGATCAGCAACACCGTGTCGCCGGTGATATACGTAGCGATGAGTGCTTCCAAGAAGGTCATGTACGGTATCATTAGAAACCTGTCACTGAATTGTAGAAGTTCAAGCAAGAACTGGAGGCATTCGAAGAAGGATTTCCCGTGCGGGACATCACTGACGGACTCCTTGTAGCCGCTTGCGTATGCATATTTCAAGAAGCAGACAAAATGCTCGATGGACATGGCTGGTATTGCTATTACCTTCATATTGTCCGCGTCTCTCCTGGCCCATTCTCTCTTGTTCcatgttttgaagaaggccATTCTTGTGGCCAAAATGAAGGAATGTGCGTAGACGATCCCGTCATTTAATTGCACGATGGTATCTGGTTTTTCCAATAGTGTCTCCTGGGACGGCGAATAATTGAGGcacagttgcaacagttCTTGCAAGTATGAGTTAAGTTTCCTGAAATGTAGAGCGTCCTCTGCGAGGTTGAAGATCAGGCTTGTGAACTGTTGTTTTGTTGGCTTCCCGTCTGTGTAGAGGAAATGGACGAAATGTGCGAGGGCGTCCCCCACGGGGAAATTTGCAGGGGCCGCGACAGCGATGTTCCACCGATCGCTTTCGAAGCTGTCTTGCAAAGTAAAAGTGATGTTACCGTCCTCTGTCATAAACTGGCCAGTTGTCTGCAGGGACTTGACGAACCGTTGACACTTGCTTTTCAAGAGCGTCCTGTCGCAACGACATAGCGGTCCCTCCCCATAGAGAAAGACCACGTTGCCGTCACTCTGTCGCCTCGAGGGTCCAGACTGCGGCACCGAGTACTCTTCGAACTGGTTGCTCCCGCTGGCTTGCAAAGTGATAAGACTCCGCGTACTGTCTGTGTCTTGCCCGCGCATCCCGAAGATGAGGGAATCTACCCCCTCGTCTGTGGACCCCCATGGGGAGTGCGTTGCAAACTCATTGATTAGGTTATCCCTCCCATAGTTTGCTGCGATGTGGGTTGTCTCGTCCTTCAAGACGAGGAAGGATCCGAAGGTGGAATCGCACGAGACTCTGAGAGCATGGCCCGAGACGAGTTTCCCGCTGTGGATCATTTCGAAACCTTGTTGGGAGTCCCCCGTTGCCTTGTACACCTgtcctgctgctgtgcaTAGGACGATCCTGCCTGAGGTTGCGATATCGAAGTCCCTGCAGTTGTCAAACTTGTAGTTCGGGGACCACGTCAGGTTCACTGGGAGCACGTTGTTTGTAATGTTGGACCACATTGAGCGCGACTCCTCCCTGATGGAGATGGTGCCCAGTCGTCCGCACTCGAATCGGAATGCGATGTTATTGCCGAACTTGTTAGAACACTTCATGTCGACGATCC
Encoded proteins:
- the CUS1 gene encoding U2 snRNP complex subunit CUS1 (similar to Saccharomyces cerevisiae CUS1 (YMR240C); ancestral locus Anc_8.780), translated to MGRCRKRRAKAVSGTPGVLGAREQLVAVLETRASKHGKDEGPLVSPQGDARLREQFSGVLKRFEGPRVREQRVRNSDVQVKVYHDGDAPPQGDDEAAVVDESPVDDELQVAPLSKRQARKVAKPSLVELKAAVLHPECIEWYDCDAQYPVFAAKIKSSKNVVPVPVHWQMKRDYLSGRSLMGKRPFELPDIIKQTKIEEMRKTLPNDPQDREGEDAGNAAVTLKETARAKVQPKLGSLDIDFKKFHDIFFKLGTHWKPDLLLPFGDLFYENRNMQEEAEWIRLKREKRPGKLSPGLREAMGLHEGQLPPWCMKMSKLGMPPSYPTLKVAGLNWGIEHLRDDVYGKLPKDKKKSRTTGADTLFGTILSFDEPEEEDNEGESEPEPEQVGDHQEEEEQPEEHDGAEHITSIEIGNRADNDQSTDDKDKSLYTVLSETISSEQASTTTNIQKAYAMPSAGPTSKEQDEDTNEATDQEQGKDDALEKFKF
- the RNT1 gene encoding ribonuclease III (similar to Saccharomyces cerevisiae RNT1 (YMR239C); ancestral locus Anc_8.779), whose translation is MPGRTGASKVSKKSSSSSGDGISPEPSTQAPVQSTGSAPQYNLSNTTQIEHSVIKFLEMLKRLEELSPTLDTYQELLKDTNKLDIQVIPPLSRYMLKFAAELKTLQLLGKTPNFEEIKNYESQFKPFDPEPIFSEISKSDIKKIKQVSKKCKSNVEDNKDMGTENKRKAGTAGSWPPPLPEIKNPAIRARVFLHKSVIKDKVFLDEQHKIESHNERLEFLGDSVMNFVVTKIIYKRFPSYDDGQLTILRQKLINNNQIREFSELYGLSNMLRSNINLFGKFSDYQTGKKKVEADVFESYIGGLVEDDPENHLETVYRWLDVLMGPTIERVTKRQISLQENDSTNFDAKRELYSLIGYAALGLKYKTVRHATPTDSTVTVQCVVGDGTVLGAGTGKNIKVAGARAAENVLQNKELVEKYANLRAAIPRDQSAVKNTEHPAKRTQDKQQLDDASGKKGKISVDSNGQFIMS
- the KNAG0J00690 gene encoding uncharacterized protein (ancestral locus Anc_8.777), which translates into the protein MDVYKRDWSCLVSVVGGPGLPDPHAQECESGYTPLHLLLDRGHLHIAERVYSRWAQEWAETPGGRRGHISNARDREGLTPLELYRCKWLSAARHPRGLSYKWGPRRRIQIEWTTVDSTPTDASHVLTLGSNTNYQLGTGHKDDRQNFYQLHVDQLPAERGPAPGAFPSLDKRIVAAKVTKYYSTLVLNDGTLYTAGNSSRGRLASRGNNSNGSPQLGFTRVAKMPSLVLQLASSEHHTVVLCEDGAVLSWGWNSFAQLGHSSTANYDENACCAVPRRIRFPGFPTTSGPRITSVSCSRIHSAAISQDGQCYLWGLNVGQMGTSASSAEHAHTDTHYAGHPGHIEQRPVVVQLPAGVQQVLCTEFATFVRAKGNTLHVLSNYTTRTFKVPLPRGKGYRAPDPFNHFTRRDVPNGIVDMKCSNKFGNNIAFRFECGRLGTISIREESRSMWSNITNNVLPVNLTWSPNYKFDNCRDFDIATSGRIVLCTAAGQVYKATGDSQQGFEMIHSGKLVSGHALRVSCDSTFGSFLVLKDETTHIAANYGRDNLINEFATHSPWGSTDEGVDSLIFGMRGQDTDSTRSLITLQASGSNQFEEYSVPQSGPSRRQSDGNVVFLYGEGPLCRCDRTLLKSKCQRFVKSLQTTGQFMTEDGNITFTLQDSFESDRWNIAVAAPANFPVGDALAHFVHFLYTDGKPTKQQFTSLIFNLAEDALHFRKLNSYLQELLQLCLNYSPSQETLLEKPDTIVQLNDGIVYAHSFILATRMAFFKTWNKREWARRDADNMKVIAIPAMSIEHFVCFLKYAYASGYKESVSDVPHGKSFFECLQFLLELLQFSDRFLMIPYMTFLEALIATYITGDTVLLILINAHYCNAHMLSMLCCSFICMHVGILFTADNMPILRDSFTPQLWHLLEGTLRDSREPKLATHLHMPVPWYEDHSVNWLSLFKNNIKAFNDKFISQDRPFEPLFDLKVVDLKPKSTSRRGSIAIDKTRRQSSSVGRLKGNSASARRKSSFANQVPVEILRRNSVRPSVDTSAIEDTDEFIEVKKKSKRRDSEQSKPIGPVTKQTPTSRASISEIVIHSEDQSTTDLPSLLTPPSSSKADVSTSGSTEDVSSSKGPRVFKKTSQKERRKNSAVDGGSNDKSGKKPVWGTSTVPKSKTKDEKSNNSGSKSTPLPSLLNGVTPDIKQQRKRGKKKPLADEGSSVKITEFVSSGNPGGIKPYMTSTKSEINEIAATFSDPTAEHRTSVEEQIAALEFEKWFAKESAKVQINLKKDANNLQAVYASTDNFPEFFGGQEGKPKKKVKAKFPSKRKVAKSDVKDVIR